The Mariprofundus ferrinatatus DNA window CCACCAACCAGCAACTGGCCGATATACTCACCGAGCACCGGAATCGCACCAAACAGGTTGGTAATCACCGTTGCACCCCAGAAGGACATCTGGCCCCATGGCAGCAGATAACCGAAGAATGCGGCACCCTGCATAATCAGCAGAATCACAACACCGATGATCCAGAGCAACTCACGCGGACTCTTGAATGATCCGTAGTAAAGACCGCGGCCGATATGCATATAGACCACAACAAAGAACATCGAAGCGCCGACCGCGTGCATATAGCGGATCAGCCAGCCGAAGTTCACGTCTCGCATGATACGTTCAACCGAATCGAATGCGACGGTAAAACCGCCGAATGTAGCTTCAGCCGATGGCTTGTAATACATCACCAGAAAAATACCGGTCAGAATCTGCAGTACCAGCACCAGCAGTGCCAGGGAACCGAAGTTCCACATGTAGTTCAGATTCTTTGGTGCCGGATACTCCGTCAACTGAGACTTGATGATCGCCTCAGCACCAGTTCGCTTGTCAATCCAGGCGAACAGCTGTGTTTTCATAATTTTATCTAACACTTTTTCCCTCCCCCTGAATTAACCGATCACCACAGTGGTGTCGGATGTATATGTATATGGCATCACATGCAGGTTATGCGGTGCAGGTGATCCGTTAATAACGCGCGCTGAAATGTCATAGTAGGAACCATGACACGGGCAGTGCCATCCACCCGGCCAGTCGGCAGGAACCGAATCACCCCAGTCCTTGCGCCCTGCGCTCGGCTTAAATAATGGAATGCAACCCAGATGCGTGCAGCTTGCAACTACGATAAGGTACTCCGGCTTGATTGCGCGGTACTTGCGTTTCTCAGCAGTATCCATCCACTCAGCCTGAACCTCGGCAATCGCCTCTGAATTGGCATCTTTTAAACTATCGTCGTGCCCATCCACCTGTGCCAGCAATTCAGCTGTACGGTGAACAACAAATACAGGCTTACCCTGCCACTGAATAGTGACAAGCTGTCCCGCTTCAACAGTCGATACGTCAAACTCTGTCTTTGCAGCCGCCAGTGTATCCGCAGCAGGCAGCATGCTGCCTATAAACGGTACCACGGTTCCGGCTGCAGCTACTGCACCCAGGCCTCCGGCAGCAACATAAAGAAAGTTACGACGCGACTGATCTGCTTGATCTGTCATAGAACCCCCTCCCTATTTTTCAGATAAATCTAAAGGGTGATGACTATCAGCCCCTCAATATCCGGTCAACCCCTGATACTAACAGGATCTCCGGATTCTGGAAGATAAAATGAGAAAATAAAAAGGCAAGCCGCACAAACCACAAGCCGTGCAGGGTTACCCTGAATTCGGATCCCCGATGAGTAAAAGAAAAGCCCGCTACTCGTAGTACGAGTAGCGGGCTTCAATGCTTACGAACCCAACCTTTCAGGAAGGAGAACGTATCAGAAAGTTGTCAGCCCTTTTCGGCCAGATCCCTGATATCCTTGATTGCCTTGGCATAATCCGGTGCATTGTAAACAGCCGAACCGGCCACGATCGCGTCAGCTCCAGCGCCACCAACCTCGGCAGCGGTCTTAACATTCACACCGCCATCAACTTCCAGCCACGCATCAGAACCGGCATCGTCGAGCATCTTACGCGCCTCACGAATCTTTTCAGTGACCGCATGAATATAGGACTGACCACCGTAACCCGGGTTCACACTCATCAGCAGCACCAGATCGGTGCAGTGCAGTACATGCTTGATGGTGGAAACAGGTGTAGCCGGATTCAGGCTCACACCCGCCTTTTTACCGTAGGAACGGATCAGCTGCAGGGTGCGTTCAAGATGGGTACACGCCTCCTGATGCACGGTAATGATATCGGCACCGGCATTGGCAAAGGCCTCAACCTGCGTATCAGGATGGTTGACCATCAGATGCACGTCGATCGGCTTGTCGGTATAGCTGCGGATCGCCTTGCAGATATTGTCACCGATGGTAATCGGCGGCACAAACGAGCCATCCATCACATCGAAATGAATCCAGTCAGCGCCAGCTTTGTCGACAGCAGCGATCTCCTCACCCAGACGAGCGAAATCGGCCGACAGGATGGACGGTGCAATTACAGTATCTTTTTTCATGAAAAGGCCCCCTTCTTTGAGAGGCCGGAAAATAGCGATTTTTGCTCTATTCGTCCAGCTTCGATAACCAGTCGCTCAGTGCATTGATCTGCTTATCAGTGAGCGGACCACCTGCATGCGTGGCAAATCCGGGCATATGTTGTGAGCCTGTACCGTTGGCAATCAGGGAGGCCAAAACATCCTTCTCCCGGATATGTGCGATGGCCGGTGCTACCCCCCCCATAGCCCCTTCGCCATGGCACATGGAACAGACAGCCGCATAGATATCAGGCCCCTTCACCTTGCCGCTGGCCGGTTCAAAATGGCAGGCACCGCACTTGCCATCGAAGATCGAACGCGACGTTTTACCCATATGCGGATTGGGGCGCACTGTAAGTGTAAGCCACGCCTTGCTGGTTCTTCCCTCTGCATCGGTAAGAAGCACCCACTTTCTGACATCGTCCAGCTTGGCAAAGGTATCGATCGACACCCTAATGCGGGTAAAATTGCCCGGCATAATCAGGCGCTCCTCGGGCTCGGCCACGGAGCAGCCGCAAGAGGTCTGCACATCGGCAATCTGCTGCATCGAGTCGCCGGAGTTGCGCACCCGCAGGTAGACAACGGCGTCATCACCTTCCCTAACCGCACCCATATCGACATGATCCGGTTCAAACAGCAGCAGAGAGGCTGCAGCTTCGGGTTCAACCTCGGTGGCAGGCTTCACCGCCTGCGTGCAGGCGGCCACGAATATGGTCAGCAACAACACTGTTACAGCACGAATATTTACCTGCACAACCACCTCTCCAGCGCTTTCGGAATCTCGGATCTCCCCGCCATCATGTTCTGCAATTCGGGCGGTTCGCATTTTAGCAGCATCTCGATGGCATCCAAAACCCGCACATCATCCGTCTCCGCCTCCAGCAACGGAGATAGCCATGCATCAAGCTCAAGCATTCCCTGCCTGTTCAAGCGGTAACGCATACGGCGAAGCTTTAACTCCGTCTCACCCATAGGAAAGCTGATATCAGGATTTTCGCGCCAAGAGCTTGCGCTTGATATGGTCGATTGCCGCTGTCGGATTCAACTCTTTCGGGCATGCCTCCATGCAGTTCATGATCTGGTGGCAACGATAGAGGCGGAATGCATCCTCCACCTGATCCAAGCGATCACCCGTAGCCTCATCACGTGAGTCGATAATCCAGCGATTGGCGTGCAACAGTGCTGCAGGGCCCAGGAAACGATCGCCGTTCCACCACCAGGACGGGCAGGAAGTGGTGCAGCAGGCACAGAGAATACATTCATAGGAGCCATCCAACCGTGCCCGGTCTTCGGGCGACTGCAGTCGCTCATGCTCAGGCACCGGTGTAATGGTCTGCAACCAGGGCTGAATCTGGCGGTACTGGTCGAAGAAGTGATCCATATCGACAACCAGATCACGAATCACATGCATCGACGGCAGCGGCCGCACATGAATCGGCTGCTTCAAACCTTCGATGGGGGTAATACAGGCAAGCCCGTTGACACCATTGATATTTAGCCCATCTGAGCCGCAAATGCCCTCACCACAGG harbors:
- the petA gene encoding ubiquinol-cytochrome c reductase iron-sulfur subunit; protein product: MTDQADQSRRNFLYVAAGGLGAVAAAGTVVPFIGSMLPAADTLAAAKTEFDVSTVEAGQLVTIQWQGKPVFVVHRTAELLAQVDGHDDSLKDANSEAIAEVQAEWMDTAEKRKYRAIKPEYLIVVASCTHLGCIPLFKPSAGRKDWGDSVPADWPGGWHCPCHGSYYDISARVINGSPAPHNLHVMPYTYTSDTTVVIG
- the rpe gene encoding ribulose-phosphate 3-epimerase, with amino-acid sequence MKKDTVIAPSILSADFARLGEEIAAVDKAGADWIHFDVMDGSFVPPITIGDNICKAIRSYTDKPIDVHLMVNHPDTQVEAFANAGADIITVHQEACTHLERTLQLIRSYGKKAGVSLNPATPVSTIKHVLHCTDLVLLMSVNPGYGGQSYIHAVTEKIREARKMLDDAGSDAWLEVDGGVNVKTAAEVGGAGADAIVAGSAVYNAPDYAKAIKDIRDLAEKG
- a CDS encoding DUF1573 domain-containing protein, with amino-acid sequence MQVNIRAVTVLLLTIFVAACTQAVKPATEVEPEAAASLLLFEPDHVDMGAVREGDDAVVYLRVRNSGDSMQQIADVQTSCGCSVAEPEERLIMPGNFTRIRVSIDTFAKLDDVRKWVLLTDAEGRTSKAWLTLTVRPNPHMGKTSRSIFDGKCGACHFEPASGKVKGPDIYAAVCSMCHGEGAMGGVAPAIAHIREKDVLASLIANGTGSQHMPGFATHAGGPLTDKQINALSDWLSKLDE
- a CDS encoding succinate dehydrogenase assembly factor 2, producing the protein MGETELKLRRMRYRLNRQGMLELDAWLSPLLEAETDDVRVLDAIEMLLKCEPPELQNMMAGRSEIPKALERWLCR
- a CDS encoding succinate dehydrogenase iron-sulfur subunit, yielding MAEMIRLSVFRYDPEKGGEPHMQSFEVPLLNAGMKLLDALNYIKWELDGTLTYRRSCGEGICGSDGLNINGVNGLACITPIEGLKQPIHVRPLPSMHVIRDLVVDMDHFFDQYRQIQPWLQTITPVPEHERLQSPEDRARLDGSYECILCACCTTSCPSWWWNGDRFLGPAALLHANRWIIDSRDEATGDRLDQVEDAFRLYRCHQIMNCMEACPKELNPTAAIDHIKRKLLARKS